The genomic segment gaggccagggatcgaacctacatcctcatggatactagtcaaatttgtttccgctgagttaGAACGGGAACTCTCTGGTTATCGCTTATAAACAGAATATTCCATACCACCAGAAGGATCCATTCTCCCACATGCTGAATAATAAAACTGCTATACTGCAACAGCCGAATAACTAGAAACAAGGGGTCTAACTACAAAACAGTTTATCCTTCTTTACTAAGGCCGAAGAAAGGCAGCTCATTAATACGCGTTGCTTGGTGTATCAATCCTGATCTTTCTATCTCTTCCTTGTCTGGGTACCACATACACTGAAGAGGAGTCTCTGGGAGGGAGACAGAAAGCCAGGCATGTGCCCCAAGAGCAGGACAGGGATGGGGACGCTTAGGGTTACCATGACAACAGTTAGGTTATCCTGATGATGCAGAAACCAGAGCTAGGACTTTAAAGAATCCTTAGTTAGATATACTCTGGATGAAAAATGCTCTGCAGCCAATAATACTCAAACATAACTGGCCTATTCAATATGTTAAAATCAAATAAAGCATAGTTGTCTAGAAGGATAGAATGACTAGACTGAGAGGACTTTATTTTATCTGGGAGAAAAACAAGGCTCCTGAGATCTGGAGGTTCATCCACACCACCCAGCATGTTAAGGGTGCAGCTGGGGCGGGAGCCCAGACAGTCTGCATTCCAGCCCTGGGTTAGTTCTGCCCGAGGCATGAATCAACTGCTGCGTGGCTGTGgaacaatttaaatatataaatgacagCAGTATTAGCACTAAAAACAGGTGAAACACGAAATTAGAAAGCTTAAGAGAAAGAGATTTGAGGAAAAGTCTTCTGAGGAAGTTATCTCTATGGTTAAGATGCATCTTAGAACAGggataaaattattcaaaagtcACACTTCTGTGAAAGGTTTGGACATGTACATGCAGTGCACaagtatataatgttatattcTGGGGCAGTAAATTATTCGCTTGCAAGGAAGAATTTTGAtagaaaccagaaaacaaacttgtatagacaaaacaacaaaaatcaggaAAGCCCCAGGAAACCTAGTTTGTGTTGATGTTGTCTTTGTAAAGGAAAAATGGataggcatcttttttttttcctaatgagcctttaaggaaaaaaaaaaaaaagcttaaaagtcAAAAGCAGAACTGAAGTTTGACAGGCGGAAGAACATAATTGATAGCATTGTCTGTTCTTATCTATTTAGCCTGTTAAAACTAacgcaaacaaacaaacaaagacttcCACCACATCAAATGCAGCCCAGACCATTGTTTCTATTTCACATTTAGCTCCAGGGCTGCCAAAGCAGCCCTCAAAGAAAAACTGGCCACTTAAACAACTTCCTTTATTCAAGGTTAAGATAGTCCTTTCCTGGCAAAGAGTCAggaattgcttttattttcacttatagggaaaaaaaaaaccaaaactacagACCTTATGAAACATACCAGGCAAAACTCGTCATTTCTAATAGATAAAGTTCAACATAAACTCTCAgtctgcattttgttttcttgatttaaGGTGACTGCCTTAATATTCAATCATACCATGGGTCATGAAACACAGTTCACCAGAGAGAAACTCAGTTCTTTAGCAAACCAGTTTTCAACTCACATGCATGGAAGCCATAAAGATGTTCCCCTAATGGAAAAATCAGACACCAATGAGGAGGGCACTGTAGATGTTTAATCTGCTACACGCAACTCAGGCAAACAGCTCACCTGCACTGAGTTTAGGGCTTGGGACATGAAAGCCACTTGGGATCCATGTGAAACTAAAAGGAAGTATCtatttaaaattctaagaaaCATGAATAGGACACTGCTTTAAGTGCCACACATACAGGTGGAAAGCCATGCAGGTTTATCCATATTCTACCTACTCAGAGCTGTTCTCTGTGGGTGTCATTCTCCCAATAGCCCAAGCTACTCGGGACTAGCTGTTCTGAATGCTATGTGCGGAACATCTTCAAATAGATATTGCTTTGGTTCCAAGATGTCTGACTCTGTGGGAAAAGCTTTACAGCCATTCATGGCCCATAGGCCGACTGTCAACAATTGCTTCGTTGGGTTTGTACACACTAAGACTGGGCAGtttttttgtggctcagtagccTGTACTCTTTGAAGACGTCTGAGGGTTTTCATTCCTGTGAAGCGAAAATAGAAGACCCTTAACTCTAACAACCCTACTCATCATTCTGTGTGAATCTTGTACAAAACGGGCAACAAGCACAGTATTTTCTTAACGCTGCCAGAGACTGAGGTGGTTCAACAGGataggcattttttaaaacaaaaatgtgctTTGATCGCTACTGCTTGATAATCTTCACTCCAAATAATGAGTATTAAACATCTGCAGTGCAAGCCCCCCGGTCGTTGGTCCTGGGAGCTTTTACTTTACTTACTTGTATTTTAAGAGCAGCCACTGAATTAACCAGAGTCCTACAAGGATCATGCCGTTAATTTCACAAATAGAAAAGGCCCACTGCACCCGGTTAAAATGGTCAAAAAACGTGTCCGGTAGTGGAGGCTGCACCTCCTTAGGAGGTACTCGTTCATGGACGACCGAGATCATCACTGTGGTGAGAACAAAGCAGGAAAGTGCATAAAGAAAGGCCAGGAAAGTCTTGCCCCACTCCATGGGATACTGGGAGCGCTCCGGTTCGGGCATGGGGATCTTTATCATCTCCTTCCTGTAACCATTTGGCATCCCATTGGGTTTGACTTTGATGTTGAAGCTGCCGTCTGGGGCGGGGACGTCTGTGCCAATGCTGAGGTGCCCGTTGGCGTGACCATTCTTGTGTGCTTCCATGTGGTGCTCCATTTTCAGGGTCTCTATCATGTCCAGGAGCCGCTGCCCGTTGTCGGAGGAGACTCGGCACAGGGGGGGTTTTGTGAAATCCTCTTGGGTTAGGTTGATCAAGTCCCGGCCTGTGAAATGTTCCAGTGGTTCACAGTATTCTGGCATGGCATTCTCCAGCAGCCAGTCTGCCACCTTCTTGGGTGACCAATAAACCACTTCCTTCATTGTACTGGCGGACAACACGCAGCCCCCCGCTTGCTCCCGGCAGGTCAGCAGTAACTGTTCCTACAGGGCAGGACACTGTCCCTCCGTGGTGCATTCATCCTGTCAGGACTCATGACAGACTTGTGTGGTGAGATGTTCGGGATGGTTTTTAGGCTCATGTAGCTGTCCCAGGTTCTTAAGTGTCCAAGTGTTAATTCACCTCATTTTTGAACAAGATTCTTCCTTCTGTTGAGGCAAGAGAAAAAGGTCAAGATACTGGGACATCCAAATCAATCTCCTCAAAATGCAGAAACTAACCATtcgaaagaaaaatggaaaaacagttaTTGGTCCATAGATTTCAAACATGTATTAGTTTAAGGGACCGCTAAGCCCCTGGTTAATCTTCCCCAAAGGAGCCTTAAGTTGGACCTGAGATGATCAAAGGGGAAATACTTTACAGCCTCTACAATGCTGCCTTTGCTAGGAAATGATGCAATAGCGCTTTGGACAGTACTCAGTACCAATCTGTGATTCTTTCTGAGCTTAGTACATGGTTCTGAGATGATCTGATAGAATACGGCAAATTTGATCAATCTACCATTCTAAgtggtaaataaatgttttaaaatatataacacatacaCAAGTTAATAGAAACCATACAAGAGGATCTCAGAAATGTTCACCTTCAGGATCATCTAGTCCAACAATTttacactcttttctttttcttttttatttttgctttttacggccacacctgtagcatatgcaagttcccaggctaggggtcgaatagaagccacagttgctggcctatgccaaagacacagcaacacgggatccaagccacatctgtgacctacactgcagctcacagcaatgctggatccttg from the Phacochoerus africanus isolate WHEZ1 chromosome 15, ROS_Pafr_v1, whole genome shotgun sequence genome contains:
- the SGMS1 gene encoding phosphatidylcholine:ceramide cholinephosphotransferase 1 encodes the protein MKEVVYWSPKKVADWLLENAMPEYCEPLEHFTGRDLINLTQEDFTKPPLCRVSSDNGQRLLDMIETLKMEHHMEAHKNGHANGHLSIGTDVPAPDGSFNIKVKPNGMPNGYRKEMIKIPMPEPERSQYPMEWGKTFLAFLYALSCFVLTTVMISVVHERVPPKEVQPPLPDTFFDHFNRVQWAFSICEINGMILVGLWLIQWLLLKYKSIISRRFFCIVGTLYLYRCITMYVTTLPVPGMHFNCSPKLFGDWEAQLRRIMKLIAGGGLSITGSHNMCGDYLYSGHTVMLTLTYLFIKEYSPRRLWWYHWICWLLSVVGIFCILLAHDHYTVDVVVAYYITTRLFWWYHTMANQQVLKEASQMNLLARVWWYRPFQYFEKNVQGIVPRSYHWPFPWPVVHLGRQVKYSRLVNDT